In the genome of Sebastes umbrosus isolate fSebUmb1 chromosome 14, fSebUmb1.pri, whole genome shotgun sequence, one region contains:
- the tubg1 gene encoding tubulin gamma-1 chain has product MPREIITLQLGQCGNQIGFEFWKQLCAEHGISPEGIVEEFATEGTDRKDVFFYQADDEHYIPRAVLLDLEPRVIHSILNSPYANLYNPENIYLSEHGGGAGNNWASGYSQGKKIQEDIFDIIDREADGSDSLEGFVLCHSIAGGTGSGLGSYLLEKLNDRYPKKLVQTYSVFPNQDEMSDVVVQPYNSLLTLKRLTQNADCVVVLDNTALNRIATDRLHIQNPSFSQINQLVSTIMSASTTTLRYPGYMNNDLIGLIASLIPTPRLHFLMTGYTPLTTDQSVASVRKTTVLDVMRRLLQPKNVMVSTGRERQPSHCYIAILNIIQGEVDPTQVHKSLQRIRERKLASFIPWGPASIQVALSRKSPYLPSAHRVSGLMMANHTSISSLFERTCRQYDKLRKREAFLEQFRKEDIFKDNFDELDNSREVVQQLIDEYSAATRPDYISWGTQEQ; this is encoded by the exons ATGCCGAGAGAAATCATAACGCTCCAGCTGGGACAATGTGGAAATCAAA TTGGTTTTGAGTTTTGGAAGCAGCTGTGTGCAGAGCATGGCATCAGTCCAGAGGGGATTGTTGAGGAGTTTGCTACTGAAGGGACGGACAGAAAGGATGTGTTCTTCTATCAG GCTGACGATGAGCACTACATCCCCCGCGCAGTCCTCCTGGATCTGGAGCCGAGGGTGATCCACTCCATCCTCAACTCTCCTTACGCAAACCTGTACAACCCGGAGAACATCTACCTCTCTGAGCACGGTGGAGGTGCTGGGAACAACTGGGCTAGTGGATATTCACAG ggcaaaaaaatccaagaAGACATCTTTGACATCATTGACCGGGAGGCAGATGGCAGCGACAGTCTGGAG GGATTCGTCCTGTGTCATTCCATCGCTGGGGGGACGGGCTCGGGACTGGGATCCTACCTGCTGGAGAAACTCAAtgacag GTACCCAAAGAAGCTGGTGCAGACTTACTCTGTTTTCCCGAACCAGGATGAGATGAGCGACGTGGTCGTTCAGCCGTACAACTCGCTGCTCACGCTGAAGAGGCTCACCCAGAATGCAGACTGCGTG GTGGTGTTGGATAACACGGCTCTGAATCGCATCGCCACCGACAGGCTGCACATCCAGAACCCCTCGTTCTCCCAGATCAATCAGCTG GTCTCCACCATCATGTCTGCGAGCACAACCACGCTGCGCTACCCGGGCTACATGAACAACGACCTTATTGGCCTGATTGCATCGCTCATCCCCACACCTCGCCTCCACTTCCTCATGACTGGATACACACCGCTTACTACTGACCAGTCG GTTGCTAGTGTGAGGAAAACCACGGTGCTGGATGTGATGAGGAGGCTCCTGCAGCCCAAGAACGTGATGGTGTCCACAGGAAGAGAGAGGCAGCCGAGCCACTGCTACATCGCCATCCTGAACATCATCCAGGGAGAGGTCGACCCCACACAG GTGCATAAAAGCCTCCAAAGGATCCGAGAGCGTAAACTTGCCAGCTTCATTCCCTGGGGTCCCGCCAGCATCCAGGTGGCTCTGTCCAGGAAGTCGCCGTACCTGCCCTCGGCTCACCGAGTCAGCGGCCTGATGATGGCCAACCACACAAGCATCTCCTCC CTGTTTGAGCGGACGTGCCGGCAGTATGACAAGCTGCGTAAGCGCGAAGCCTTCCTGGAGCAGTTCCGCAAAGAGGACATATTCAAGGACAACTTTGACGAGCTGGACAACTCTCGCGAGGTGGTCCAGCAGCTGATAGACGAGTACAGCGCAGCCACGCGGCCTGACTACATCTCCTGGGGAACGCAGGAACAGTGA